DNA from Halomonas sp. GFAJ-1:
AGCGTCAGGCCTGCCTGATAAATCTCTTTGCCCTCTTCGGTTAAGCTGAACCCTCCGCGCCCGCGCTGGCAGAGTGAAAAGCCTAAACGGCCTTCTAGGTCGTTCATGTGCTGGCTAATGGCTGAGCGGCTAATCCCCAGGGCAGTTTCGGCCGCGGTAAAGCCGCCGCACTCCACCACGGTTTTAAAAATACGCACCAAGCGTATTTCATAGTCGCTCATTTGGCCTAGAGTGGGCATGGTGCTTTTATATCCTTGAAGAAACCTAGCAAAATTAGCTCTTTAATGGCTCTATTACATTGTAAACTAAGCCTATATCCAATTTAATCGTAGATAGAGCTGTACGCTTAACGTTATTCAGTGGGCTATTGTCCCTGTGCAAAAGAGGGCCTGCATTCCCGTTGCGAACATAATTATAAGGATTTTAAGGCACCATGCCGCAGAGTTTGCCGCCGTCATCGTCTTTGTCTTCCAACGCTTTTCCTTTATACCGGCGTCAGCGCTGGGGGAGCATTGCGCTTTATTATGCAGCCATGGTGGGGCTGCTGGTGCTGTTTACGTGGGTATTAAGTGATCAATACCATCAAGAGGTCAACGCCTCCCGAGATCGCAGTGCGACCCGTGCGGAGCTGGTAGGGGAGTGGGTAAGCACCACGTTTTCCCTGAGCGATCAGGTGTTAATGGATGTCTCTCAGTTGCTAGAGCCTCCCATGCCCCCTTTTCCTACTGAACACCGCCATTTTGAGTCGCTGCTTCAAAAGCGCCGCGATAGCCTGCCGATGGTCGAAGAGATAAGCATCATCGATGAGCATGGGCAGCTACTGGTCAGTTCGAACTTGAGTCATCCTCCCGGCTTTGATACCCGTGGCACGGCGTTTTTCCAGACGTTTCAACAATCGCCGCGGCTTGAGCAGCTGGTGACCCCTCTCTATTGGTCAGCCTTTTCACGCGACTACCACATTTCCCACGTGCGTCGACTGCGGGGCTTAGAGGGACACTTCAGCGGGTTGGCGGTGGTGCAAATTGCTCCCCGTGTTTTGGACAGCGCTCTGCAGCGCTTAAGCATGGGAGCGGGTGAGAGCATCGCCATCATTGATACCCAGGGGCAATTAGTGGCGCGCCGTCCAGGGTTAGATGATCAGACTGCGCTGGGGACGCCTATTGATCACGCGCGTATTACCCAGTTTTTAAACAGCGCTATGCCTCGCGAAAGCATGCGCATCGTCTCGCCGCTGGAAGGCGATGATCGCTTGTTCTGGCTGCACCGCGTTGAGGGATTGCCGTTTGCCGTGGTGGTGGGTGAGAGCATGCAGCAGGTGCTGGCGGGCTGGTGGCAGCGGCTATGGATACTCAGTGCCATTTTGGTGTTGATTGGCCTGCTGGGGGGTTGGGGCTTGCGCCACTATCTCAACCGCCTACAGCTTGAAATGCAGCTTTATCAGCGTATGCAGGAGCGAGAGCTGGCACGGGCAGAGGCGCAGCAGCGAGAAGCGCGGCTACAGGCGTTAGTCTACTCCATCCAGGATATGATCTTTGTGTTTGATAGCCAGGGGGGCGTGATCTACGTTCACGCGATTCATCAGCACCGGCTGCTTAAGAGTGTTCATGACATTACCGGAAAACACTACAGTGATGTGTTGCCTGAGGAGGTGGCGAAGGCATTTTCCAGCGTCTTTTATCGCGTACGGCGCCATCGGCGTGCTGAGGAGCTTGAGTATTCGCTGACATTTGAGGACGAAGTGAGATATTTCGCCGCCACTGTCAGCCCGTTAAGTGATGCTAGCGGTGGTTTTGATGGGGTGCTGGCGTTGGTGCGAGATATTACCCAAGCGAAGCTGGATGATGTGCAGCTACGCATTGCTGCGACTGCGTTTCAAACCCACCTGGGGATGCTGATTACCGATGCCCAGGGGTGCATTTTAAAAGTTAACCGAACCTTTACGCGCATTACAGGCTACCAAGAGAGCGATGTGTTGGGGGAAAACCCGCGCATGTTCAGCTCAGGCCGTCACGATGCTGATTTTTACCGCACGCTGTGGGGTAATGTCGCTAAATCAGGTAGTTGGGAAGGTGAGGTTTGGAACCGGCGTAAAAATGGCGAAGTATTTCCTGAGTGGCTCACCATCAGTGCGGTTAAAGATAATGACGGTGTACTGACACATTATGTCGCGACGCTTAGCGATATTACCGAGCGTAAAGCGGCGGAAAAAGAGATCCACAAGCTAGCGTTTTACGACCCGTTAACCGGGCTTGCGAATCGCCGTTTGTTTAAGGATCGCTTGGAAGCCATGATGAATGCTCGCCCGCGGAACCCGCATCACGGCGCGCTGCTATTTATTGATTTAGATAATTTCAAGCAGGTCAACGACACCCTGGGCCACTACGCCGGTGACCAGCTGCTTCAGCAAATGGCCTCGCAGCTGCAGGCGGTACTACGGGAAACAGATACCCTGGCGCGTTTAGGGGGTGATGAGTTTGCAGTGGTGATTGATACGCTCAACGAAGATGCTGAGCAAACGGCGCTGCTGGCGGAGGGAATTGCCCAAAAGCTGCTGGTCGCTATTCGTCGCCCGGTACTGCTGCGCGATGAGACTGTGATGGTCACCGGGAGTATTGGTATTACGGTGGTGGATGGCAGTGCGCCAAGCGTCGATGACTATCTGCAGCAAGCGGATATGGCGCTATTCCAGGCCAAAGAAGCCGGGCGCGATACGCTGAGCTTCTTCGACCCCGCCATGCAGTCAGAGCTGGTGCAGCGTGCGCGGCTTGAGGCAGACCTTCGCCATGCCTTGGCCAATCAGCAGTGGCGGTTGCACTATCAGCCCCAAGTCGACCGCGACGGCGTGCCAACGGGGGTAGAAGCGCTGCTACGTTGGCAGCACCCTGAGCGCGGCATGGTGTCGCCCGGGGTGTTTATTTCACTACTTGAGAGCACGCGGTTAATTAACGAAGTAGGCGACTGGGTGCTGGAAGAGGCGTGTTGCCAGCTGGCCGAATGGGCGCAGCAGCCGCAGTACGCACACTTGGAAATGGCTGTGAATGTGAGCCCACTGCAGTTCCGTGAGCCAGATTTTCTCGCCCGCACCCAAGCTGTTTTGCAACGCACTGGCGCGCCGCTGGAAAAGTTGAAACTTGAAGTGACTGAAAGCCTGTTTTTAGAAGCCCGCGATGATGCCCGGGCTAAAATGGAAGCATTAAAAGCACTCGGTGTACGCTTCTCTCTGGATGACTTTGGCACCGGCTACTCATCGCTTGCGTACCTGGCAAAACTGCCGCTGGATCAGCTGAAAATTGACCAGAGCTTTGTGCGTGAAATTCTGCAAAGCCCTGCCAATGCGGCGATCGTGGAGAGTACCATTGCACTGGCCAAGAGCTTAGGGCTTGACGTGATTGCTGAGGGCGTAGAAACCGGCGAACAGCAGCGCTGGTTGGCCGAGCACGGCTGCTACTGTTATCAGGGGTATCTGTTTGCACGGCCGATGGCGTTGTCTGCGTTAACCCAATGGGTCAGCCAGCAGAAGGGGTAGCTGAAGGCGGGTTGCTAGCGCGTCGGGAACAATCACTTCCAGGCGGGAATCCTGGCGCCAGGCGCAGCCCTCTACACTGAGTTTACCGTCGGCGCGATTAAGGCGCTTCCAACCGCTGTCGGTATGAAACACCCCTTTTACCCGAGCCGCCGCGGGGAGTTCGCCCAACCACGCTGCTAAGCGGTCGAGGTCAAAGCGCTCACTCGGGTGCCAGCGCACACCGGTACTGGTGTAGCCAAGGGCGCTAGCGGTTTCTTGCTGGGGTTTGCCAGGCGGAGGTAGAAAGTCAAAAAAACCGCCTTCTAGACTAGGAGGAGAGGTGGGCTGTTGATGGGCCACGGGTACGTCGGCACGCGTCGAGGTGGCTTTACCGCTGTTAAGTAATCGGGAAATAGGCAGTTGTCCGGCGTTAGCGTGGTGAATCCATTTGCGCGTTGGCCAAAGCGCGTTGGCGAACTGCTGAGCATTTTCAAGCTGCTCTGGGGCTGACTGTTCTCGCATGGTAATCACCACCGCGTCGGCCATGGCCAACTGGTCTTGAAACGTTTCGTGGGCGCGCACGCGCGCTTCATCCAGGCGGCGAGGGTCGAGCGTGGCGATAATGTCGTGGACATCCACGACGTCTTGAAACGCCTCGCCTCGCAGTAGGTCAAGTAGGCCCGCGGGATGTCCCAGCCCCGAGGGCTCGATAATCACGCGGTCAGGTTTGCTGCGCGCCAGTAGGTTTATCAGCGCTGCCTGGAGCACAAACGACAGCTGGCAGCACAGACAACCGCCGGGCAGGCCTTTCACTACCACATCCTCACGATGGTCAAACATCGCTTGATCAATGCCAATTTGACCAAACTCGTTGACCAGAATCGCCCACGTTTCATCCACAGGCTTTTGTTCAAGCAGGCTGTGGATAAGCGTGGTTTTTCCGCTGCCTAAAAAGCCGGTGATGATATGCACCGGTACTTTTTTTAAAGCTGCCACGCCCTAGCCCCCCGTCATGTTCATAAAACGTACCACCTGAACGTCGCCATCGGTGGTGAAATGATGGCGTTCAGGCTTCAGCGGCAGCGCATTGATAATAGCCGTTTTCAGTGCCTGCATATCCCCTGGATAGCGGCGCAGTACAGCGCGTAGATCTACCGAGTGCTCGTTGCCCAGACAGAGCAGCAGGCGCCCTTCAACGGTGACGCGAACACGGTTGCAGGTGTCGCAAAAATTGTGGCTGTGGGGCGAGATAAACCCCACACGACTTTCGCTATCGGCCATTTTAAAGTAGCGCGACGGGCCGGGCGTCTTTTCTGTGGTGGGGATTAGCGGATAGCGCGTTTCAATCAGTGCCTGTACATCGTCGCTGGAGTAGAAGGTCTCTGCCCGGGAGTGGTCAGAAACGTCGCCCAACGGCATCTCTTCGATAAAGCTAATATCGAGACCTTCCTCACGGGCGAAGGTGACGAGGTCGAGCACTTCATCGTCGTTACGGCCTTTTAAAATCACCGCGTTGAGCTTAATGCGCTGGAAACCAGCCTCTTTGGCGGCGTGGATGCCGTCAATCACTTTGGCTAAATCACCGGTGCGGGTGAGCTGCTTAAAGCGTTCCGGGTCGAGTGAGTCCAGGCTTATGTTCAGCCTGCGCAAGCCTCCCGCAAACAACTGTTTCGCGTGTTTGCGTAGGCTGGCGCCGTTGGTGGTCATGGTGAAGTCGTTAAGCCCTGGCAGCGTGCCTATTTCATCCACTAACTGCTCAATGCCTTTTCGTACCAGCGGCTCGCCGCCGGTGAGGCGGATTTTCTCAACGCCTAACTCGGTAAAGGCGCGGGCTACCATCGCCAGTTCTTCCAAGGTGAGCACTTGCGCACGAGGCAGAAACACCATCTCCTCGCTCATGCAGTAGACGCAGCGGAAGTCGCAGCGATCAGTGACAGAAATCCGCACGTAGCTGACACGGCGGCCAAAGTCGTCAATCAGTTGTTTGGCAATCTGTGGATCGGTCATTGCCACCCCGTTAGTGGTTGAATGGATACCGTTTCACCAGGCTGAGCACCTGCCTGATCATCGCCCAGCTCAATCAGGCAGTTGGCCGCTACCATCGAGGTCAAAATACCCGACCCCTGAGCGCCGGTCGTGCGCACGTGCAGTGTTCCCTGCGAGTCGCAGCGATACACGCCACGTAAAAAATCGGTGCGCTGCAAGCGGCTTTTTAGCGGCGTTTCCGCAATGGCCGTTAAGCGCGCAGGTGGTGAAGGCATTTGCCCTTGCAGGCGTTGCAGCAGCGGGACCACAAACTGGCTAAAGGTTACCATGACCGCCACCGGGTTGCCGGGCAAGCCAATAAACGGCGTGTGCGATTGGCCAAGCCTGCCGCAGGCCATGGGCCGCCCTGGGCGCAGCGCCACCCGCCAGAAAGCTAACTGCCCAAGCTGCTCTAACGCTTGGCGAGTGAAGTCGGCATGGCCGACGGAAACGCCGCCGCTGGTAATCACTAAATCGCTGTTTTCGGCAGCGTCTGCCAGCGCATGCTGAATGACGGTTTGATCATCGGGCAGAATTCCTAGGTCGACGACCTCAGCGACTTGTTCGGCGAGTAGGCCCATCAAGGCAAATCGGTTGGTGTCGTAAATAGCGGCGCTGGGTAGCGCCTCGCCAGGGGGCGTCACTTCATTACCGGTGGAGAAAATTGCTACCTTGGGGCGTTTAAAGACCGCAACGTTGGCATAACCCAGCGAGGCAACAAGCCCCAAACTAGCGGCATCAAGGCGAGTGCCCGCGGCCAGGGCAACTTCGCCAGCAGCGATATCTTCCCCTGCTTGGCGAACGTGCTGGCCGCGTAACACCCGCTCAGGCGCATCAATCACCACGCAATCAGGGTGCTCTACTAGCTGCTCCCGCATAACGACGGTATCAGCGCCTGCGGGTAGCGGGGCGCCGGTAGTAATGCGCACGCACTGGCCTACACGCACTTGGCCTGCAAACATGTGCCCCGCAAAGGCGTCGCCTGCAATGGGCCAGCGGGTCTGGCAAGGCGTTGTTTCGGGCCAAGCAAGCGCTACCCCGTCCATGGCAGCATTGGTGTTTTGCGGCACATTAATAGGGGCGGTGATATCGACAGCGAGTCGCCTGCCATAGGCCTGACTGAGCGCGATGTACTCACTCCCCACTGGGCGCTCAACCAGTGTCATAAGCGCTTCCCGCGCGGTGTCAACGGGGAGCATCTGTTCGCCTAGCTCAAAGCACGACAGGCTCATAGTCTCTCCTGGGGGGCAGTCGCTAGCGCTAGCTCCAAGCGATGTTTTTCTTCCTCAGTATTTAAGTTGGCAAACGCCTCAGGGCAGTCGGACATATCCACCTTGCACCACGCGTGGCGGGCGAACCAGCGGTCGATTTTGCGCTCGCCCTGGGCAAGGGCGTCGGCAAGGTCGTCAGCTAACGAGGTGCGCAAGAGGACGACAACCGGGTGAAGGCGCTCACCGTCGAAGGCGACGGCGATATCCTGCTCGCCGCTTTCCGTCATAATGCCCGCAAGCATGCGCGGCACGAGGTCGTTGGGTAGAGCAGGGGAGTCGCAAGGGGCGACCAGAAGCCAGGGCGTTTTAGCCGCCCGTAGCCCGCTATAAATGCCCATCAACGGCCCTTTAAAGCCGCCCTCTGCATCTTCTATCACCCGGTTAGCGAATGGCGCGTAGCCGTCACTATTGCGGTTGGCATTAATCAGCAGCTCAGCCACGCGGCCTTCCAAGCGCTTTGCAACATGGGCCACCAGCGGCAGCCCGGCGAAGGGTTCAAGACCTTTGTCGCGGCCACCCATCCGGCGACCTTCACCGCCGGCCAAAATCATGCCGGTTATGTCGTGTGTTGCGATCATACGCCCGCCTCCTTTGATGTGCGCGCAGTCGGTGGTTTGTCGGGGATGGCGTCAAGGGTTAAACGGCCATTAGCATTGATCGCCTGAAAGTTTTTTCCCTTAGCGCGGCCAATCAGCATCACGCCGAAGCGCTCGGCCAGCTCCACGCCTTTTTGGGTGACGCCGGAGCGTGAGACCAGCACGCTAATGCCCATCTGCGCTACTTTTAGCACCATCTCGGAGGTCAGGCGGCCCGTGGTGTAAAAAATGTCGGCGTTAGCACTCTCCGCTTGCTTAAGCCACTGGCGGCCTGCCAAGGTGTCTACGGCATTATGCCTGCCAACATCCTCGACAAAATCAAGCACCTCGGTTTGGCGGCATAGCGCACAGCCGTGTACCGCGCCTGCGCTGCGGTACGTCTCGTTGTAAGCGTTAAGATTGCTCAGTAGCTGGTAGAGCGTTGACTGCGTAAGCAGTGTTTCAGGCAGGGTGGTTAATGAGGTTTGGGCGAGCAAGTTGCCAAACACCGTTCCTTGACCGCAGCCGGTGGTCACCGTGCGCGTACTTAAACGCGCCTCTAAATCTTCCGGCAGGTGGCGTGTAACCACAACGGCCGCTTCCACTTCCCACTCCACTTGAACGGCGGTTAAGTCCTCGGCCGAGCGCAGCAGCCCCTGATTACGCAAATAGCCCACCACCAGGGCTTCTGGGTCGTCTCCCAAGGTCATGAGCGTAACGATTTCGCGTTTATTGAGGTAAACCGTCAAAGCGCGCTCGGCGGCAATCGCCTGCTGGCGTGTTTCGCCATAGGCATCCATGACGTTGATAGTGGTGGTCGCTGGTAACCGGGCTCGGCTTAATTGAAGGGCGGGCATCCGCAATCCTCGCTGGTACTTAATCAAGCGCCTGAACAGCAATACCTGAAAAACAGTACCTAAAAACAATAATAGTTGAGTAAAACACTCTGAGTTGACGATGATGGCGCTCGGGGGGCTTACTTGTCTACCCATTCTAAGTCTAAGGTAATTAGCTAAGAGGTCTCCCGCTATGACGGATAATTTACGCGCATTGAGTATTACCTTGGTCGCTGAGCCTAAACAGGTGAAGGGTTTTACCCTGACACAGTGGCGCATTGCTAGCCTAGCGCCCGGAGATCAGGGCGAGTGTGTGCTAGCGCTTCAGCTTTCGATGACTGAGCGTGCTGCCTACCGCTTTAATCTAACGTCGGCTTCTCCTCGGCTATTCGTACGGGCAGGATTTAGTGGTCAAACGCCTAAGCCGGATGCCATCACCGCGAGCCAGGATGTGGCGGCCGGCTGGCTGGATGGCGAGCAGCAGGTGCTAGAAGCGCCGATGCCCATGGCGATTCAGGTATGGATTGAAAATTACCTTGCCCGCCATGGCGAGGCGCCACTGGAAATGCGTAAGAAAAAACGTAAAGGGGCCGGGCGAGCAAAAGAACTGCCCACCAAGGAGCAGCCGCAGTGAGCCGATTAGAGCGCTGGTCGCGCAAAAAGCGCGGTGAAGAAGTTGATGAGCAACCGCTGGAAAGCGCGGCATCAGCAACAGTGGAAGAACGGCCCCGGGAGAGCGCACCGATAAACGATGGCGCAGAAGAGCAGGCTGCGCCCAGCGAGTTGTCATCACAGCAAGCGGTTGATGAGACGCCCGCACCGGGCAGCTTGGACCATACGTTACCTGACCCTGATGCGTTGCCCCCAGGCAGTGACTTCAGCGTGTTTATGGCTTCTGGCGTTAGCGCTGCGCTACGTCGTCGAGCGCTCAAACGGCTATGGGCTACGGGTAACTACAACGTGCGTGATGGCTTAGACGACTACGATGCCGACTACCGTCAGCAACTCAAGCCCATGGCGAGTGAGCTAGCGAGTAAATTGCGGCGTTGGGCCAATAAGGCAGAAGAGCACGTCGCTACTAATGAAAATGTCGTAGATGAAACGATCACAGAGGAAGAAAAAACGGGTGTGGAAGAGCATTCAGCTGCGTTGAATGCCTGTGAAGATGAGGAGCATTTAGCGCAAAATGGCGGTCTAGACGACCAGTCTGATAGAGTAAGTGCCCCATCAGGAGCAACACACGAAAAACAATAAAATTATTTTTATACAATGGGTTATGAGTATATAGATGGCTTAGCGTTGACGTTTCAGTCGCTAAGAGAGTGGCAAAAAAGACCATAGGCCCATACGCTCAAGGAATAGAAAGCGTTAAGATAAGCGTCTGAAATTAAAAAATGACATTTCATTATAACAAAAATGACTTTCTGACC
Protein-coding regions in this window:
- a CDS encoding diguanylate cyclase, which codes for MVGLLVLFTWVLSDQYHQEVNASRDRSATRAELVGEWVSTTFSLSDQVLMDVSQLLEPPMPPFPTEHRHFESLLQKRRDSLPMVEEISIIDEHGQLLVSSNLSHPPGFDTRGTAFFQTFQQSPRLEQLVTPLYWSAFSRDYHISHVRRLRGLEGHFSGLAVVQIAPRVLDSALQRLSMGAGESIAIIDTQGQLVARRPGLDDQTALGTPIDHARITQFLNSAMPRESMRIVSPLEGDDRLFWLHRVEGLPFAVVVGESMQQVLAGWWQRLWILSAILVLIGLLGGWGLRHYLNRLQLEMQLYQRMQERELARAEAQQREARLQALVYSIQDMIFVFDSQGGVIYVHAIHQHRLLKSVHDITGKHYSDVLPEEVAKAFSSVFYRVRRHRRAEELEYSLTFEDEVRYFAATVSPLSDASGGFDGVLALVRDITQAKLDDVQLRIAATAFQTHLGMLITDAQGCILKVNRTFTRITGYQESDVLGENPRMFSSGRHDADFYRTLWGNVAKSGSWEGEVWNRRKNGEVFPEWLTISAVKDNDGVLTHYVATLSDITERKAAEKEIHKLAFYDPLTGLANRRLFKDRLEAMMNARPRNPHHGALLFIDLDNFKQVNDTLGHYAGDQLLQQMASQLQAVLRETDTLARLGGDEFAVVIDTLNEDAEQTALLAEGIAQKLLVAIRRPVLLRDETVMVTGSIGITVVDGSAPSVDDYLQQADMALFQAKEAGRDTLSFFDPAMQSELVQRARLEADLRHALANQQWRLHYQPQVDRDGVPTGVEALLRWQHPERGMVSPGVFISLLESTRLINEVGDWVLEEACCQLAEWAQQPQYAHLEMAVNVSPLQFREPDFLARTQAVLQRTGAPLEKLKLEVTESLFLEARDDARAKMEALKALGVRFSLDDFGTGYSSLAYLAKLPLDQLKIDQSFVREILQSPANAAIVESTIALAKSLGLDVIAEGVETGEQQRWLAEHGCYCYQGYLFARPMALSALTQWVSQQKG
- a CDS encoding cobalamin biosynthesis protein P47K; protein product: MAALKKVPVHIITGFLGSGKTTLIHSLLEQKPVDETWAILVNEFGQIGIDQAMFDHREDVVVKGLPGGCLCCQLSFVLQAALINLLARSKPDRVIIEPSGLGHPAGLLDLLRGEAFQDVVDVHDIIATLDPRRLDEARVRAHETFQDQLAMADAVVITMREQSAPEQLENAQQFANALWPTRKWIHHANAGQLPISRLLNSGKATSTRADVPVAHQQPTSPPSLEGGFFDFLPPPGKPQQETASALGYTSTGVRWHPSERFDLDRLAAWLGELPAAARVKGVFHTDSGWKRLNRADGKLSVEGCAWRQDSRLEVIVPDALATRLQLPLLLADPLG
- a CDS encoding cyclic pyranopterin phosphate synthase MoaA, yielding MTDPQIAKQLIDDFGRRVSYVRISVTDRCDFRCVYCMSEEMVFLPRAQVLTLEELAMVARAFTELGVEKIRLTGGEPLVRKGIEQLVDEIGTLPGLNDFTMTTNGASLRKHAKQLFAGGLRRLNISLDSLDPERFKQLTRTGDLAKVIDGIHAAKEAGFQRIKLNAVILKGRNDDEVLDLVTFAREEGLDISFIEEMPLGDVSDHSRAETFYSSDDVQALIETRYPLIPTTEKTPGPSRYFKMADSESRVGFISPHSHNFCDTCNRVRVTVEGRLLLCLGNEHSVDLRAVLRRYPGDMQALKTAIINALPLKPERHHFTTDGDVQVVRFMNMTGG
- a CDS encoding molybdopterin molybdenumtransferase MoeA, whose protein sequence is MSLSCFELGEQMLPVDTAREALMTLVERPVGSEYIALSQAYGRRLAVDITAPINVPQNTNAAMDGVALAWPETTPCQTRWPIAGDAFAGHMFAGQVRVGQCVRITTGAPLPAGADTVVMREQLVEHPDCVVIDAPERVLRGQHVRQAGEDIAAGEVALAAGTRLDAASLGLVASLGYANVAVFKRPKVAIFSTGNEVTPPGEALPSAAIYDTNRFALMGLLAEQVAEVVDLGILPDDQTVIQHALADAAENSDLVITSGGVSVGHADFTRQALEQLGQLAFWRVALRPGRPMACGRLGQSHTPFIGLPGNPVAVMVTFSQFVVPLLQRLQGQMPSPPARLTAIAETPLKSRLQRTDFLRGVYRCDSQGTLHVRTTGAQGSGILTSMVAANCLIELGDDQAGAQPGETVSIQPLTGWQ
- a CDS encoding molybdenum cofactor guanylyltransferase — protein: MIATHDITGMILAGGEGRRMGGRDKGLEPFAGLPLVAHVAKRLEGRVAELLINANRNSDGYAPFANRVIEDAEGGFKGPLMGIYSGLRAAKTPWLLVAPCDSPALPNDLVPRMLAGIMTESGEQDIAVAFDGERLHPVVVLLRTSLADDLADALAQGERKIDRWFARHAWCKVDMSDCPEAFANLNTEEEKHRLELALATAPQERL
- a CDS encoding formate dehydrogenase family accessory protein FdhD; the encoded protein is MPALQLSRARLPATTTINVMDAYGETRQQAIAAERALTVYLNKREIVTLMTLGDDPEALVVGYLRNQGLLRSAEDLTAVQVEWEVEAAVVVTRHLPEDLEARLSTRTVTTGCGQGTVFGNLLAQTSLTTLPETLLTQSTLYQLLSNLNAYNETYRSAGAVHGCALCRQTEVLDFVEDVGRHNAVDTLAGRQWLKQAESANADIFYTTGRLTSEMVLKVAQMGISVLVSRSGVTQKGVELAERFGVMLIGRAKGKNFQAINANGRLTLDAIPDKPPTARTSKEAGV